From Vibrio fortis, a single genomic window includes:
- a CDS encoding acyltransferase, producing the protein MLDIFRLVISVTLVTINTAVITVLISLFALIKLPIPVPQVTTFSNRCSDAVFWLWATVNLGILSSMNRIDWQIEGGEELSKEQWYLMMSNHRSWADIVVLASVMKDRMPMPKFFLKHDLLYVPFVGLACWGLDMPFMRRHSREFLLKHPERRNDDFNAIQKSCQKFQNNPTTVVNFVEGTRVNAGKLATVKTPYQHLLKPKTGGVAFALSNMGHMLNGVVDVTLAYPENQESPFEDMLKGKMTKIVVRIKVHPMDENLDGNYFEDKAFKRRFHGWLNGTWEEKDQYLDGVYTSKQ; encoded by the coding sequence ATGTTAGATATCTTCCGTTTAGTCATCAGTGTTACCTTGGTGACTATCAACACTGCCGTCATAACGGTGCTGATCTCATTGTTCGCCCTGATCAAACTGCCCATTCCAGTACCCCAAGTGACCACGTTTTCAAACCGCTGTTCTGATGCAGTATTTTGGCTATGGGCTACGGTGAATCTCGGCATCCTGTCTTCAATGAATCGTATAGACTGGCAAATTGAGGGAGGTGAGGAACTGTCAAAAGAGCAGTGGTATTTGATGATGTCGAATCATCGCAGTTGGGCAGACATCGTGGTTTTGGCCTCTGTTATGAAAGACAGAATGCCAATGCCGAAGTTCTTTCTAAAGCATGATCTTCTCTACGTCCCCTTTGTTGGTTTGGCGTGTTGGGGGTTAGATATGCCATTTATGAGAAGACACTCGCGCGAGTTTTTGCTGAAACATCCAGAGCGTCGTAATGACGACTTCAATGCGATTCAGAAGTCTTGTCAGAAGTTTCAAAATAACCCGACGACGGTGGTGAACTTCGTAGAAGGCACGCGAGTAAATGCGGGCAAATTGGCGACAGTGAAAACACCTTACCAACATCTACTGAAGCCCAAAACGGGTGGCGTGGCATTTGCTCTTTCTAATATGGGCCACATGCTCAATGGGGTCGTTGATGTAACACTGGCTTATCCAGAGAATCAAGAATCACCATTTGAAGATATGCTTAAAGGCAAGATGACTAAGATTGTTGTGCGAATCAAAGTGCACCCGATGGATGAAAACCTAGATGGTAACTACTTCGAAGATAAAGCCTTCAAGCGCCGTTTCCACGGTTGGCTCAATGGTACCTGGGAAGAGAAAGACCAGTACCTTGATGGCGTGTATACCAGTAAGCAATAG
- a CDS encoding glycerate kinase translates to MKIVIAPDSFKESLDAASVATCIENGFREVFPDAEYVALPLADGGEGTVDVLLQGLSGEKYTTEVMGPLGNTVNAQWAMLEPSHSNPKRTALIEIAAASGLDLVTPEQRNPMLATSFGTGQLMLEAIEQGAESIILGLGGSATNDGGAGIVQALGGKLLDDQGKEIALGGFALSQLTTIDLSGLDDRIRNIDLTVACDVANPLCGENGASHIFGPQKGASPEQVTMLDSTLHHFATVAMQQHPTIAKSDTLETSGYGAAGGTPMGLSLLFAMQLKPGIEMVLDTLNADEVLKGASLVITGEGQMDNQTLQGKTPYGIALRAQKQGIPTIGIAGSLGSEVDELYSAMTSLFGTVRSPQPLSQVLEEAEANLTRTARNIAATLKLGHSILS, encoded by the coding sequence ATGAAAATAGTTATTGCACCAGACTCATTCAAAGAGTCCTTAGACGCTGCTTCTGTGGCGACATGTATTGAAAATGGGTTTCGGGAAGTCTTTCCTGACGCGGAATATGTCGCGCTGCCATTAGCGGATGGTGGAGAAGGTACGGTGGATGTCCTTCTGCAGGGATTGTCGGGCGAAAAGTACACCACCGAAGTGATGGGTCCGCTTGGTAATACAGTCAATGCGCAATGGGCAATGTTAGAGCCTTCACACAGTAACCCAAAGCGCACTGCTTTAATTGAGATTGCTGCGGCATCTGGTTTGGACTTGGTAACGCCAGAGCAGCGTAACCCAATGCTCGCGACGTCGTTTGGTACCGGGCAGTTGATGCTTGAGGCGATTGAACAAGGTGCGGAGTCGATCATTCTTGGCTTGGGCGGCAGTGCGACCAATGATGGCGGCGCAGGAATTGTTCAGGCACTAGGAGGCAAGCTGCTGGATGACCAAGGTAAAGAAATCGCGTTAGGTGGATTTGCTTTGTCTCAGCTAACGACGATCGACCTTTCAGGGTTAGATGATCGCATACGAAACATTGATCTGACAGTCGCTTGTGATGTGGCAAACCCACTGTGTGGTGAAAATGGAGCGAGTCATATTTTTGGTCCACAGAAAGGGGCGTCACCTGAACAAGTAACAATGCTAGATTCCACACTTCATCATTTCGCGACCGTCGCGATGCAACAACATCCCACTATTGCAAAAAGCGACACCTTAGAAACGTCTGGTTATGGTGCAGCGGGTGGCACGCCAATGGGGCTGAGCCTGCTGTTTGCAATGCAATTAAAGCCGGGTATTGAGATGGTGTTAGACACACTTAACGCCGATGAAGTGTTAAAAGGTGCTTCTCTGGTTATTACCGGCGAGGGGCAGATGGATAACCAAACCCTACAAGGGAAAACGCCTTATGGTATTGCCCTTCGCGCTCAAAAACAGGGCATACCTACGATAGGTATCGCAGGGTCGTTAGGCAGCGAAGTTGATGAGCTTTATTCGGCCATGACGTCTCTTTTTGGAACGGTGCGGTCACCGCAACCTCTTAGCCAAGTTCTCGAAGAGGCAGAAGCTAACCTTACCCGCACGGCTAGGAATATTGCTGCGACATTAAAATTAGGTCACTCCATCCTAAGCTAA
- a CDS encoding sensor domain-containing diguanylate cyclase, with protein sequence MIYLAAAQLERMEESAREQSASNIRIGNSIIRSNIEATFGKLYLLETSLKQGHAASKSAFINLSENILKRTPNFSDIVLYHLDTHQYFSSRGLSLPSSTLNQLKWSKIDSITDDFYISSVYQKTDGRWVFAVKHTISDRPQEIWIEFDLLHTTQGLRDLKTLSNGYLFVIDRATERLIFHPDPTRIGTKSVSYHAGISHQLSQGETSGQHEYYYQDHFKVSVYDANNSFNWVFIAGTDRQDILTNSHQFTLTAIILGSLLLLWVVANYLIHRLNHALSLLNQVDDIASFKRQLKSVIGSFSYNSGIQFCLYDSNNHTFSTLDYHGNKSVVHTNQTLAQNFQPSSLIYRNGQYADSLARSLKITQRHYCIPLHSRNQLLAVLYINSALPINRSILRMIRRAAETSLANLLLHHQLSCKDLMTQLDNKNNFNTALSSHLNEPDTFVALLDIDHFEHLNNAYGDAVGDRLIKHTAEAIRSHFPKPKSLSLARIGGKEFAILFKANDENDAKLQLDQCRASIASDPLRTPDIDLSTSVSIGFSSLEGESESALALAEQAKVIAQQLGRNRVEGYFKTQSVADPVSIAAA encoded by the coding sequence ATGATCTATTTAGCGGCTGCACAACTCGAGCGGATGGAGGAGTCTGCAAGAGAGCAATCCGCATCGAATATCCGGATTGGTAACTCTATCATCCGTTCCAATATCGAAGCGACTTTTGGCAAACTTTACCTTCTCGAAACCAGCTTAAAACAGGGACACGCCGCCTCAAAGAGCGCTTTCATCAATTTGAGCGAGAACATCCTCAAACGCACCCCGAACTTCTCCGATATCGTTTTATACCATTTAGACACGCATCAGTACTTTTCGAGTCGTGGTTTATCGCTGCCTTCATCTACACTCAATCAACTCAAATGGAGTAAGATTGATAGCATAACGGACGATTTTTATATCTCGTCGGTATACCAGAAAACCGATGGTCGCTGGGTATTTGCTGTCAAACACACCATTTCAGATCGTCCCCAAGAGATATGGATTGAATTCGACCTATTACACACCACTCAAGGCTTACGTGACTTAAAAACATTGAGCAATGGGTATCTGTTTGTCATCGACCGTGCAACGGAAAGGCTGATATTCCACCCTGATCCAACGCGCATTGGGACTAAATCCGTCAGTTACCATGCAGGGATCAGTCATCAGCTCTCGCAAGGCGAGACATCTGGTCAACATGAGTACTACTATCAAGACCACTTTAAAGTCTCAGTTTATGACGCGAACAACAGCTTCAACTGGGTGTTTATTGCTGGTACCGATCGTCAAGATATACTCACAAACTCCCATCAGTTTACCTTAACCGCGATCATTCTTGGGTCGTTGCTACTGCTTTGGGTCGTCGCTAACTATCTGATTCATCGACTTAACCACGCACTTTCATTGCTTAATCAGGTGGACGATATTGCCAGTTTCAAACGCCAACTCAAATCTGTCATTGGCAGTTTCAGCTACAACAGCGGCATTCAGTTTTGTCTTTACGACTCCAACAACCATACCTTTAGCACACTTGATTACCATGGAAACAAGAGCGTAGTTCACACCAACCAAACACTGGCACAGAACTTTCAACCTAGCAGTTTGATCTATCGAAATGGCCAATATGCTGACTCACTCGCTCGTAGCCTTAAAATCACTCAGCGCCACTACTGTATCCCACTGCATTCACGCAATCAGCTGTTAGCCGTACTCTACATTAATAGTGCGCTACCAATTAATCGTTCTATTCTGCGAATGATTAGACGAGCAGCCGAAACCTCTTTAGCGAACCTGTTGCTGCATCATCAACTCAGTTGCAAAGACCTCATGACCCAACTCGACAACAAGAACAACTTCAATACCGCCTTGTCGTCTCATCTCAATGAGCCGGATACGTTTGTTGCTCTTTTGGACATTGATCATTTCGAGCATCTTAACAACGCGTATGGCGACGCTGTTGGGGATCGTTTAATCAAACACACGGCAGAAGCGATTCGCTCCCATTTTCCAAAACCCAAGAGTTTGAGCTTAGCGCGTATCGGTGGAAAGGAGTTTGCGATTCTGTTTAAGGCCAACGATGAAAACGACGCAAAGCTCCAACTAGACCAGTGTAGGGCAAGCATTGCTTCGGATCCCCTAAGAACACCAGATATTGATCTTTCAACCAGTGTCAGTATTGGATTTTCTTCACTAGAGGGGGAATCGGAATCTGCATTAGCGCTCGCCGAACAAGCCAAAGTGATTGCTCAACAACTCGGTAGAAACCGCGTTGAGGGCTATTTCAAAACTCAATCGGTCGCTGATCCTGTCTCTATTGCCGCCGCATAG
- a CDS encoding ferredoxin--NADP reductase: MTELPHGLVSGTVIARTDWNHQLFSLEVKAPVSHYIAGQFTKLGLVTEQEELVRRAYSMVNAPSHQNGYQHLEFLIVKDSDGQLSPKLHQLQQGDEVYVGRDPSGFMTLEEIPATAKDLWMLSTGTAIGPFLSLLQQLQLQKSALPFEHLVLVHAVRTQADLTYQERIQTFIQHFQGALHYVPIISRESVTGALRGRIPSLLLGGDLEQATSVTVNKERSFFYLCGNPEMVRDTSAALNQLGLEKHLRRKPGQFSSENYW; this comes from the coding sequence ATGACAGAACTTCCGCATGGCTTAGTTTCAGGAACCGTTATCGCGAGAACAGATTGGAACCACCAACTTTTCTCACTTGAAGTAAAAGCACCCGTTTCACATTACATCGCAGGGCAATTTACCAAGTTGGGGCTTGTGACTGAACAAGAGGAGTTGGTTCGACGTGCTTACTCGATGGTAAACGCTCCGTCACACCAAAATGGCTACCAACATTTGGAGTTTTTAATCGTTAAAGACTCAGATGGTCAGCTTTCACCCAAGCTCCACCAACTGCAGCAAGGCGATGAAGTATATGTTGGACGAGATCCAAGTGGGTTTATGACACTCGAAGAGATTCCAGCGACTGCCAAAGACCTATGGATGCTTTCGACAGGCACAGCAATCGGTCCCTTTCTCTCACTTCTACAACAACTGCAATTACAGAAGTCCGCTCTGCCATTTGAACACCTTGTCCTAGTGCACGCGGTGAGAACTCAGGCTGATCTGACTTATCAAGAGCGCATCCAAACATTCATCCAACACTTTCAAGGAGCACTCCATTATGTGCCAATTATTTCAAGAGAATCCGTTACCGGAGCTTTGCGCGGACGAATCCCAAGTTTGTTACTTGGAGGCGACCTTGAGCAAGCCACGTCTGTCACTGTCAATAAAGAGCGTAGTTTCTTCTATCTTTGCGGCAATCCAGAAATGGTTCGTGACACCAGTGCAGCCTTAAATCAACTTGGATTAGAAAAACACCTACGTCGTAAGCCCGGACAGTTCAGCAGCGAAAACTACTGGTAG
- a CDS encoding TonB-dependent receptor domain-containing protein — MKLKSLSAAVIVALASFSAQSADETIVVVGSALDQHVQTEINSETLEQKQASDIKDVLNTMPSVTADGNARYSRKVFIRGMEDKFSVVTIDGARQEGQLFHHSGDQTFDPAMLKSAEITLGGNSVLSGAGAINGSFSYETKDPSDLLRGDETIGARVKTGYQTAYERFTTNVAVYAKLNDKLQFMGIANYSEDGDLHIPGEDDVTSKQGELKSGLAKVVFIPNDANEFKLTFNKYEDGGKRQLSGEKAGALYADNEHNYHAISRDTVTLNHHYDNGSDLINLKTDLYYNRQYMDRDALTEDYGNWDNSSGSWVFTKDGELSIPDREYNVTTIGGDIRNISWVGEHELTYGVEGYKAKQWIDSGLGTYTSGSKAGETKNYDMDGGTVTAYGIYAQDAFEISDFRFVTGLRYDIHKLGGVFSGKYDQLSPKFQGEHQTTDNLRLRVGYGRLFKGAALPETLTMKAASDVKQADTKAMTGNNYEAGFDYDLSDLLAADHAILGFTAYQYDLDNQMHPTKNNTTLINQYDVEVWGVETVFTYSIDDFALYANHSFSDGDQTSLKDGTTSHMNKTGIHNIKTGFNYSLSNELVFGWDARFVPGNEYTDAKGVKIERAGFGTHNIWAAYVPDFAKDLSVNLAVDNLFDKKYAEHTGFGISWGSEKYTSYEAGRNFKASVAYSF, encoded by the coding sequence ATGAAACTGAAGTCACTTTCTGCAGCGGTTATTGTTGCACTCGCCTCTTTTTCTGCCCAATCAGCAGATGAAACCATTGTTGTTGTCGGTTCAGCCCTAGATCAACACGTTCAGACTGAGATCAACTCAGAGACTCTAGAACAGAAACAAGCGTCAGATATCAAAGATGTTCTAAATACCATGCCGAGCGTAACGGCTGATGGCAACGCGCGTTACTCTCGTAAAGTCTTCATCCGTGGTATGGAAGATAAATTCTCGGTCGTAACCATTGATGGTGCACGTCAAGAAGGTCAGCTTTTCCACCACTCGGGCGATCAAACCTTTGACCCTGCAATGCTAAAATCAGCGGAAATTACTCTAGGCGGCAACTCTGTACTTTCTGGTGCTGGTGCGATTAACGGCTCATTCAGCTACGAAACAAAAGATCCGAGTGATTTACTACGTGGTGACGAAACGATTGGCGCACGCGTTAAGACGGGCTATCAAACGGCTTACGAGCGTTTCACAACTAACGTGGCGGTTTACGCGAAACTGAACGACAAGCTTCAGTTCATGGGTATCGCTAACTACTCTGAAGACGGTGACTTACATATCCCAGGTGAGGACGATGTTACATCTAAGCAAGGTGAACTAAAGTCTGGTTTGGCGAAAGTGGTATTTATTCCAAATGACGCGAACGAATTTAAGCTGACGTTCAATAAATACGAAGATGGTGGTAAGCGTCAGTTATCAGGCGAAAAAGCAGGCGCGCTATATGCAGATAATGAGCACAACTATCATGCAATCAGCCGTGACACAGTGACATTGAACCACCACTATGACAACGGCAGTGATCTTATAAACCTTAAGACAGACCTATACTACAATCGCCAGTACATGGACCGTGACGCTCTAACTGAAGATTATGGTAATTGGGACAATTCATCAGGCAGTTGGGTGTTTACTAAAGACGGCGAACTGTCCATTCCAGATCGTGAATACAATGTGACGACCATTGGTGGTGATATCCGCAACATCTCATGGGTAGGTGAGCACGAGCTGACTTATGGTGTTGAAGGCTATAAAGCGAAACAGTGGATTGATTCTGGTCTCGGTACTTACACATCTGGCTCAAAAGCGGGTGAAACTAAAAACTACGACATGGATGGTGGCACAGTTACCGCTTATGGTATCTATGCTCAAGACGCTTTTGAAATCAGTGACTTCCGCTTTGTTACCGGTCTTCGCTATGACATTCATAAGCTAGGTGGTGTGTTCTCTGGTAAGTATGATCAGCTATCACCTAAGTTCCAAGGTGAGCATCAAACAACAGATAACCTAAGACTGCGTGTGGGTTACGGCCGTCTATTCAAAGGTGCCGCTCTTCCTGAAACGCTAACCATGAAAGCTGCGAGTGATGTAAAGCAAGCCGATACCAAAGCAATGACAGGTAACAACTACGAAGCGGGCTTCGACTACGACCTGTCTGATTTGTTGGCAGCGGATCATGCAATTCTAGGTTTCACAGCGTACCAGTACGATCTTGATAACCAGATGCACCCAACCAAAAACAACACAACGTTGATAAACCAGTACGATGTTGAGGTATGGGGTGTCGAAACCGTGTTTACGTACAGCATCGATGACTTCGCTCTGTATGCGAACCACTCATTCTCTGACGGTGACCAAACCAGCTTGAAAGATGGCACTACAAGCCACATGAACAAAACCGGCATCCACAACATTAAAACGGGCTTTAATTACAGCCTGTCTAATGAGCTAGTGTTTGGTTGGGATGCGCGTTTCGTGCCGGGTAATGAATATACGGACGCAAAAGGTGTGAAGATTGAGCGTGCTGGCTTCGGTACTCACAATATTTGGGCGGCTTACGTGCCAGATTTTGCGAAAGATCTATCGGTTAACCTTGCTGTCGATAACCTATTCGATAAGAAGTACGCAGAACACACAGGCTTTGGTATCTCTTGGGGTTCTGAGAAGTACACCAGCTACGAAGCCGGTCGTAACTTCAAAGCGTCTGTTGCTTACAGCTTCTAA
- a CDS encoding 2-hydroxyacid dehydrogenase — translation MLNIAFFSSKSYDEKSFTLAKGELQAEFHFHDFRLTTTTAKMAHDCEAVCAFVNDDLSRDVLEVLAQGGTKLIAMRCAGFDKVDLEAAKELGLQVVRVPAYSPESVAEHTVGMMMCLNRKLHKAYQRTRDANFSLEGLVGFNFYGKTVGVIGSGKIGLATMRILKGLGMNILCYDPYPNPLAEELGAKYVELDELYQNADVISLHCPMSKENYHLLDAQAFSKMKDGVMIVNTSRGELLDSTAAIEALKQSKIGALGLDVYDNEKELFFQDKSNDVIVDDVFRRLSACHNVLFTGHQAFLTKDALANIANTTLGSIAAYFGNEKSGNELIES, via the coding sequence ATGCTCAACATTGCTTTTTTTAGCTCAAAATCATACGACGAAAAGTCATTTACATTGGCGAAAGGAGAACTCCAAGCCGAGTTTCATTTCCACGATTTTCGTTTAACAACCACTACCGCAAAAATGGCTCACGACTGCGAAGCGGTTTGTGCTTTTGTAAACGATGACTTGTCTCGTGACGTGCTCGAAGTATTGGCTCAAGGTGGTACCAAGCTAATTGCAATGCGTTGTGCTGGTTTTGACAAAGTAGACCTAGAGGCAGCAAAAGAGCTTGGCCTTCAGGTCGTTCGCGTTCCTGCTTACTCACCAGAGTCAGTGGCTGAGCACACAGTCGGGATGATGATGTGTCTGAACCGCAAGCTACACAAAGCGTATCAACGCACCCGTGATGCAAACTTCTCACTTGAAGGTCTGGTTGGTTTCAACTTCTACGGAAAAACCGTTGGCGTAATCGGTTCCGGTAAAATTGGCCTAGCGACAATGCGCATCCTCAAAGGTTTGGGAATGAACATCCTATGTTACGACCCATACCCTAACCCACTTGCTGAAGAGTTAGGTGCAAAATACGTTGAGCTGGATGAGCTTTACCAAAACGCAGATGTGATTTCTCTGCACTGCCCGATGAGTAAAGAGAACTACCACCTACTTGACGCCCAAGCGTTTAGCAAAATGAAAGATGGGGTGATGATCGTAAACACTAGCCGTGGTGAGTTACTTGATTCAACGGCTGCTATTGAGGCGCTAAAACAGAGTAAGATTGGCGCATTAGGCCTTGATGTATATGACAATGAGAAAGAGCTGTTCTTCCAAGACAAATCTAACGATGTGATTGTCGACGACGTGTTCCGCCGTTTATCCGCTTGTCACAACGTGCTATTTACAGGCCATCAAGCGTTTCTGACAAAAGATGCCTTAGCAAACATTGCCAACACTACTCTCGGTAGCATTGCCGCTTACTTTGGCAATGAGAAAAGTGGCAACGAACTTATTGAATCATAA
- a CDS encoding tRNA (adenine(22)-N(1))-methyltransferase, translated as MKLSHRLQSISDLITKPYDHIWDCCCDHGHLGIHLLMAQKAEHIHFVDIVPDLMAELEATLTQHFSPDQLANRDNHISQHWHVHCMDVGQLPLNQYSDRHLVVIAGVGGELTQTLIEAVISNNPNMSFDFLLCPVHQLFELREYLGKGDFAMIDEKLVEENRRFYEILHVSYQPDCSELAHTYSPTDKVSAVGNKIWLANSEQDKRVIEQYKQRTLAHYQRISYGLEKQGKPNSVAHIIEHYQAV; from the coding sequence ATAAAGCTTAGTCATCGACTTCAATCCATCAGTGATCTAATCACCAAACCCTATGACCACATATGGGATTGCTGCTGCGACCACGGTCATCTCGGTATACACCTGTTGATGGCGCAAAAAGCGGAACACATCCATTTTGTCGATATTGTTCCTGATCTAATGGCGGAGCTCGAAGCAACCCTTACTCAACATTTTTCTCCTGATCAGTTGGCAAACCGAGATAATCACATCTCACAGCACTGGCATGTGCACTGCATGGATGTCGGTCAGTTGCCGCTTAATCAGTACAGCGATCGCCACTTGGTTGTGATTGCAGGTGTTGGGGGAGAACTAACCCAAACGTTAATCGAGGCGGTCATTTCAAATAACCCGAATATGTCCTTTGATTTTCTGTTGTGTCCGGTACATCAACTGTTTGAGTTGCGTGAATATCTCGGGAAAGGTGATTTCGCGATGATCGATGAAAAGCTCGTAGAAGAGAACCGACGCTTTTACGAAATATTGCATGTTTCTTATCAACCAGATTGTAGTGAGTTAGCACATACTTACTCGCCAACCGATAAGGTATCAGCAGTCGGCAACAAGATTTGGCTAGCGAACAGCGAACAAGATAAGCGTGTTATCGAACAATATAAACAACGTACGCTGGCACACTATCAACGCATTTCTTATGGGTTAGAGAAACAAGGTAAACCTAACTCCGTCGCCCATATCATAGAGCACTACCAAGCCGTTTAA
- a CDS encoding patatin-like phospholipase family protein yields the protein MSKKALIVEGGAMRGIFAAGVLDAFMAEEFKPYDFAIGVSAGVSNLIGYLSHAPRRSLDVITTMATDKAFFNPARFAKGGNLVDVKWLWEESNLRYPLDYNRLFGGIPFYAAVTNVETGNANYYQIQPENLSNVVEATTALPIAYRETPCFSGGCYTDGGVADSIPVREAYRRGARDITVILSHPLSYQMKPQKYQWVIKKLLSKYPNIAESMAVRAENYNQSLEFIRNPPKDAKIKVIAPPENFGVKRLTMEQSILSDGYQMGIDAGNEHLAIRNGIHGLDTENCHFCI from the coding sequence ATGAGTAAGAAAGCACTGATTGTAGAAGGCGGCGCAATGCGCGGTATTTTCGCGGCGGGTGTATTAGATGCATTCATGGCGGAAGAGTTTAAACCGTACGATTTTGCAATCGGTGTGTCAGCCGGCGTCTCTAACCTGATCGGTTACTTGTCGCATGCCCCTCGTCGCAGCCTTGATGTCATCACTACCATGGCGACAGACAAAGCATTCTTTAATCCAGCTCGCTTTGCCAAAGGCGGCAACTTGGTGGATGTGAAATGGTTGTGGGAAGAGTCGAATTTACGTTATCCATTGGATTACAACCGACTGTTTGGTGGCATTCCGTTTTACGCTGCGGTAACGAACGTAGAGACAGGTAATGCTAACTACTACCAAATCCAACCAGAAAATCTATCCAATGTCGTAGAGGCGACCACAGCTTTGCCGATCGCTTATCGCGAAACACCGTGTTTTTCAGGAGGCTGTTATACCGATGGCGGCGTAGCGGATTCTATTCCAGTCAGAGAAGCCTATCGTCGCGGTGCGCGTGATATTACTGTGATTTTGTCGCACCCATTGAGTTATCAAATGAAGCCGCAAAAGTATCAGTGGGTGATCAAAAAACTGCTTTCCAAATACCCAAACATTGCAGAATCGATGGCAGTGCGAGCGGAAAACTACAACCAATCTCTCGAGTTTATTCGTAACCCACCAAAGGATGCCAAAATCAAAGTGATCGCTCCACCAGAGAATTTCGGAGTAAAAAGGTTGACCATGGAGCAGTCAATATTGAGCGACGGGTACCAAATGGGTATCGATGCAGGTAATGAACATTTAGCGATTCGAAATGGAATCCATGGTTTGGATACCGAGAACTGCCACTTCTGTATTTAG